In the Desulfuromonas sp. DDH964 genome, GCGATTGAAAATTGGGACTGATGATGGCGTAGAGCGCGAGCCGCAGCGGATGGTTGAGCTCCATGGCGATGGTGCCGAAGCCGGTCAGCAGCGTCAGGATCGCGACCAGGTGGCCGCGGCGGCCGATCACCGTGAACTTTTCGAAGCCCCAGACATCGCCGAGGCTCGAAACCAGGCAGAGCCCGGTACTGGAGACGACGAAAAAGACATAGGTGGCAATGAGAATCCCCCAGGGGATTTCCCGGGTCAGGTTGTAGACCTCGCCGTGCCCTTTGATCAGGACGGTGACGACGGCAGCGGCTCCCGCTATCATTCCTGCGCCGAGCAGGGCGAACCAGAGCAACTCGCCGGGCCGTTTGGCTATCGTAGGCATGAGGTTCTCCTTAAATGATATAGAAGAGGTACGGCTTGGTCCCCATCTCCGGCTTCATGACCCGGGTCGGGTATTTGGCCAACAGGCGGGAGACTTCGCTGCCGGGGTCGTTGAGGTCGCCGAAGACCCGAACCTTGGTTGGGCAGGTTTCGACGCAGGCCGGAATCTGCCCCTGGTAAACCCGGTGGCTGCAAAAGGTGCACTTGTCGACTGCCTCGGTCTCCTCGTTGTAATAACGGGCATTGTAGGGGCAGGCGGTCATGCAGTACTTGCAGCCGATGCATTTTTTGACTTCGACGAAGACGATGCCGTCCGGGTTGACGCCGGTGGCCCGGGTCGGGCAGACCCGATTGCAGGGGGTGTTGGCGCACTGCATACACTGGCCCGGGGCGAAGTTCTGGCCGAGGTTGGGGTAGCTTCCGCGCAGCGGCTCCTCGGTGACCCAGTTGCGATAGTTGTCACGCCCGAGGGGGACGCTGTTTTCCGCCTTGCAGGCCACCGTGCAGGCCTTGCAGTCGATGCAGCGCCGGGTGTCGAGCACGATGGCGAAGCGTTTGTTCTTCATGGTCGCGACTCCTTCTCCTTGGCTCCGATCAGGCCGGCAGGATTTCGACGAAAGTTTCATGCATGGCGACGTTGCCCGAGATCGGACAGGTCTTCTCCTCGATCAGGGCGGCGTCACAGCCCCCCTTGCCGTAGATATTGCTGAGGCCG is a window encoding:
- a CDS encoding 4Fe-4S dicluster domain-containing protein: MKNKRFAIVLDTRRCIDCKACTVACKAENSVPLGRDNYRNWVTEEPLRGSYPNLGQNFAPGQCMQCANTPCNRVCPTRATGVNPDGIVFVEVKKCIGCKYCMTACPYNARYYNEETEAVDKCTFCSHRVYQGQIPACVETCPTKVRVFGDLNDPGSEVSRLLAKYPTRVMKPEMGTKPYLFYII